A stretch of Henckelia pumila isolate YLH828 chromosome 4, ASM3356847v2, whole genome shotgun sequence DNA encodes these proteins:
- the LOC140894305 gene encoding uncharacterized protein isoform X5 — MTQEGKIVGKSHFQHQGEIDAQPRIMVANHAARNSKREFQNKLNVMNNQMDEASKKQKNDAQECQNIKDMLNNQMDKGSIQQQNDVRGMTRKSRSVGKSHFQLQDLTNTQSRIMIHNHAAGNLKEKVYHAREVGITATSEKDQNVIQIHDASNKNHLEFQGLTSKITSSINRNFENTIQDQTDFMDEEYDQDVDSESESDDAEKKIRGPTFMKEIWGRPSTLPRIKIRCDDMGRPIGSRRNKFTDFLGTLARNGKYCPIDVEGWHKMPLDIKKKMLDVIKEKYDLPPGTESWTLNSIAKKWRNWKSELKKKYYDPELPIQVLLQKRDQRAFAEQYVKLVAHWNTEKSKERSEKNKIARKQKIMNQTTGRRSFAQMQQKLRKKNGRLPSRVELFHACFTHASGSPSSNIVAEKLAAMKELENQLHEDEDDQIGQNDIFAQIMGPDRPGRVRMLGDGVKTTDLWGEVPSRSTCNRIVMEQKTLLEKMDEQIRKQGQHIAMLESKFLSQPNKDLGSNYNNMQHTPSSSSPLLSDPASLSLRIGCSVSLQSLFDSTKIVAKGVVRGMDANIEVGRQMLGPNWCEIQVLVVLEKEESLIRPYDLLQNFGDALGGMIAWPSHLLKVNQEDFY; from the exons ATGACTCAAGAGGGTAAAATTGTTGGAAAATCTCATTTTCAACATCAAGGTGAGATAGACGCACAACCTCGAAttatggttgccaatcacgcaGCTCGAAATTCAAAAAGAG AATTTCAAAACAAACTAAATGTGATGAATAACCAAATGGATGAAGCTTCAAAGAAGCAAAAGAATGATGCACAAG AATGTCAAAACATAAAAGATATGTTGAATAACCAAATGGATAAAGGTTCAATACAGCAACAAAATGATGTACGAG GAATGACTCGTAAGAGTAGAAGTGTTGGAAAATCTCATTTTCAACTTCAAGATTTGACAAATACTCAATCCCGGATTATGATCCACAATCACGCAGCTGGAAATTTAAAAGAGAAAG TCTATCATGCAAGGGAAGTTGGTATCACGGCAACTAGCGAAAAAGATCAAAATGTTATTCAAATACATGATGCTTCAAATAAGAATCACCTTGAGTTTCAAG GTTTGACATCTAAGATCACATCCAGCATTAaccgaaattttgaaaatacgATTCAAGACCAAACTGATTTTATGGATGAAGAATATGATCAAG ATGTTGATAGTGAAAGTGAATCTGATGATGCTGAGAAAAAGATTAGAGGCCCTACATTTATGAAAGAAATTTGGGGTCGACCTAGTACGCTGCCACGCATTAAGATTCGATGTGATGATATGGGGCGTCCTATAGGATCAAGAAGAAATAAATTTACTGACTTTTTGGGTACTTTGGCAAGAAATGGTAAATATTGTCCGATCGACGTGGAAGGTTGGCATAAAATGCCATTAGATATTAAGAAAAAAATGTTAGATGTAATAAAG GAAAAGTACGATCTTCCTCCTGGAACAGAGAGTTGGACACTCAATTCAATAGCAAAAAAATGGAGAAACTGGAAGTCAGAACTAAAAAAAAAGTATTATGATCCTGAGTTGCCAATACAAGTTCTTTTGCAAAAAAGAGATCAAAGAGCCTTTGCTGAACAATATGTGAAACTAGTTGCTCACTGGAACACAGAAAAATCAAAG GAGAgaagtgaaaaaaataaaattgctcGAAAGCAAAAGATAATGAATCAGACAACTGGAAGAAGATCTTTCGCTCAAATGCAACAAAAATTG agaaaaaaaaatgggcGGCTTCCATCACGAGTTGAATTATTTCATGCCTGCTTCACTCATGCCAGTGGAAGTCCCTCGAGCAATATTGTGGCAGAAAAATTG GCTGCAATGAAAGAACTGGAAAATCAACTTCATGAAGATGAGGATGATCAGATAGGTCAAAATGACATTTTTGCTCAGATCATGGGACCAGATAGACCTGGCCGAGTGCGTATGCTTGGTGATGGTGTTAAAACAACTGATTTATGGGGAGAAGTTCCAAGTCGTAGTACATGCAACCGAATAGTGATGGAGCAAAAGACACTGTTAGAAAAAATGGATGAGCAAATTAGAAAGCAAGGTCAACACATTGCAATGTTAGAATCAAAGTTTTTGAGTCAACCAAACAAGGACCTTGGTTCAAACTACAACAATATGCAGCATACACCATCATCTAGCAGTCCATTACTTTCTGATCCAGCTAGTTTATCTTTGAGG ATTGGATGTTCTGTCTCGTTACAAAGTCTATTTGATTCGACGAAAATTGTGGCAAAAGGAGTTGTTCGTGGCATGGATGCTAATATTGAAGTTGGGAGACAGATGCTAGGACCAAATTGGTGTGAAATACAAGTTTTAGTTGtcttagaaaaggaagagagtTTGATTAGGCCATATGATCTTTTACAGAATTTTGGAGATGCGCTTGGAGGAATGATAGCTTGGCCTTCTCATTTG TTGAAAGTTAATCAAGAAGACTTCTATTAG
- the LOC140894305 gene encoding uncharacterized protein isoform X1, which translates to MTQEGKIVGKSHFQHQGEIDAQPRIMVANHAARNSKRVKVGLAKQLGSMVASEKEFQNKLNVMNNQMDEASKKQKNDAQGMTHKFKTVGKPRFELQNEFAQSHIIDNHAIRNSKERECQNIKDMLNNQMDKGSIQQQNDVRGMTRKSRSVGKSHFQLQDLTNTQSRIMIHNHAAGNLKEKVYHAREVGITATSEKDQNVIQIHDASNKNHLEFQGLTSKITSSINRNFENTIQDQTDFMDEEYDQDVDSESESDDAEKKIRGPTFMKEIWGRPSTLPRIKIRCDDMGRPIGSRRNKFTDFLGTLARNGKYCPIDVEGWHKMPLDIKKKMLDVIKEKYDLPPGTESWTLNSIAKKWRNWKSELKKKYYDPELPIQVLLQKRDQRAFAEQYVKLVAHWNTEKSKERSEKNKIARKQKIMNQTTGRRSFAQMQQKLRKKNGRLPSRVELFHACFTHASGSPSSNIVAEKLAAMKELENQLHEDEDDQIGQNDIFAQIMGPDRPGRVRMLGDGVKTTDLWGEVPSRSTCNRIVMEQKTLLEKMDEQIRKQGQHIAMLESKFLSQPNKDLGSNYNNMQHTPSSSSPLLSDPASLSLRIGCSVSLQSLFDSTKIVAKGVVRGMDANIEVGRQMLGPNWCEIQVLVVLEKEESLIRPYDLLQNFGDALGGMIAWPSHLLKVNQEDFY; encoded by the exons ATGACTCAAGAGGGTAAAATTGTTGGAAAATCTCATTTTCAACATCAAGGTGAGATAGACGCACAACCTCGAAttatggttgccaatcacgcaGCTCGAAATTCAAAAAGAG TTAAAGTCGGTCTTGCTAAGCAACTTGGTAGCATGGTAGCTAGCGAAAAAG AATTTCAAAACAAACTAAATGTGATGAATAACCAAATGGATGAAGCTTCAAAGAAGCAAAAGAATGATGCACAAG gaatGACTCATAAGTTTAAAACCGTTGGAAAACCTCGTTTTGAACTTCAGAATGAGTTTGCACAATCACATATTATTGACAATCATGCAATTCGCAATTCTAAAGAAAGAG AATGTCAAAACATAAAAGATATGTTGAATAACCAAATGGATAAAGGTTCAATACAGCAACAAAATGATGTACGAG GAATGACTCGTAAGAGTAGAAGTGTTGGAAAATCTCATTTTCAACTTCAAGATTTGACAAATACTCAATCCCGGATTATGATCCACAATCACGCAGCTGGAAATTTAAAAGAGAAAG TCTATCATGCAAGGGAAGTTGGTATCACGGCAACTAGCGAAAAAGATCAAAATGTTATTCAAATACATGATGCTTCAAATAAGAATCACCTTGAGTTTCAAG GTTTGACATCTAAGATCACATCCAGCATTAaccgaaattttgaaaatacgATTCAAGACCAAACTGATTTTATGGATGAAGAATATGATCAAG ATGTTGATAGTGAAAGTGAATCTGATGATGCTGAGAAAAAGATTAGAGGCCCTACATTTATGAAAGAAATTTGGGGTCGACCTAGTACGCTGCCACGCATTAAGATTCGATGTGATGATATGGGGCGTCCTATAGGATCAAGAAGAAATAAATTTACTGACTTTTTGGGTACTTTGGCAAGAAATGGTAAATATTGTCCGATCGACGTGGAAGGTTGGCATAAAATGCCATTAGATATTAAGAAAAAAATGTTAGATGTAATAAAG GAAAAGTACGATCTTCCTCCTGGAACAGAGAGTTGGACACTCAATTCAATAGCAAAAAAATGGAGAAACTGGAAGTCAGAACTAAAAAAAAAGTATTATGATCCTGAGTTGCCAATACAAGTTCTTTTGCAAAAAAGAGATCAAAGAGCCTTTGCTGAACAATATGTGAAACTAGTTGCTCACTGGAACACAGAAAAATCAAAG GAGAgaagtgaaaaaaataaaattgctcGAAAGCAAAAGATAATGAATCAGACAACTGGAAGAAGATCTTTCGCTCAAATGCAACAAAAATTG agaaaaaaaaatgggcGGCTTCCATCACGAGTTGAATTATTTCATGCCTGCTTCACTCATGCCAGTGGAAGTCCCTCGAGCAATATTGTGGCAGAAAAATTG GCTGCAATGAAAGAACTGGAAAATCAACTTCATGAAGATGAGGATGATCAGATAGGTCAAAATGACATTTTTGCTCAGATCATGGGACCAGATAGACCTGGCCGAGTGCGTATGCTTGGTGATGGTGTTAAAACAACTGATTTATGGGGAGAAGTTCCAAGTCGTAGTACATGCAACCGAATAGTGATGGAGCAAAAGACACTGTTAGAAAAAATGGATGAGCAAATTAGAAAGCAAGGTCAACACATTGCAATGTTAGAATCAAAGTTTTTGAGTCAACCAAACAAGGACCTTGGTTCAAACTACAACAATATGCAGCATACACCATCATCTAGCAGTCCATTACTTTCTGATCCAGCTAGTTTATCTTTGAGG ATTGGATGTTCTGTCTCGTTACAAAGTCTATTTGATTCGACGAAAATTGTGGCAAAAGGAGTTGTTCGTGGCATGGATGCTAATATTGAAGTTGGGAGACAGATGCTAGGACCAAATTGGTGTGAAATACAAGTTTTAGTTGtcttagaaaaggaagagagtTTGATTAGGCCATATGATCTTTTACAGAATTTTGGAGATGCGCTTGGAGGAATGATAGCTTGGCCTTCTCATTTG TTGAAAGTTAATCAAGAAGACTTCTATTAG
- the LOC140894305 gene encoding uncharacterized protein isoform X3 has translation MTQEGKIVGKSHFQHQGEIDAQPRIMVANHAARNSKRVKVGLAKQLGSMVASEKEFQNKLNVMNNQMDEASKKQKNDAQGMTHKFKTVGKPRFELQNEFAQSHIIDNHAIRNSKERGMTRKSRSVGKSHFQLQDLTNTQSRIMIHNHAAGNLKEKVYHAREVGITATSEKDQNVIQIHDASNKNHLEFQGLTSKITSSINRNFENTIQDQTDFMDEEYDQDVDSESESDDAEKKIRGPTFMKEIWGRPSTLPRIKIRCDDMGRPIGSRRNKFTDFLGTLARNGKYCPIDVEGWHKMPLDIKKKMLDVIKEKYDLPPGTESWTLNSIAKKWRNWKSELKKKYYDPELPIQVLLQKRDQRAFAEQYVKLVAHWNTEKSKERSEKNKIARKQKIMNQTTGRRSFAQMQQKLRKKNGRLPSRVELFHACFTHASGSPSSNIVAEKLAAMKELENQLHEDEDDQIGQNDIFAQIMGPDRPGRVRMLGDGVKTTDLWGEVPSRSTCNRIVMEQKTLLEKMDEQIRKQGQHIAMLESKFLSQPNKDLGSNYNNMQHTPSSSSPLLSDPASLSLRIGCSVSLQSLFDSTKIVAKGVVRGMDANIEVGRQMLGPNWCEIQVLVVLEKEESLIRPYDLLQNFGDALGGMIAWPSHLLKVNQEDFY, from the exons ATGACTCAAGAGGGTAAAATTGTTGGAAAATCTCATTTTCAACATCAAGGTGAGATAGACGCACAACCTCGAAttatggttgccaatcacgcaGCTCGAAATTCAAAAAGAG TTAAAGTCGGTCTTGCTAAGCAACTTGGTAGCATGGTAGCTAGCGAAAAAG AATTTCAAAACAAACTAAATGTGATGAATAACCAAATGGATGAAGCTTCAAAGAAGCAAAAGAATGATGCACAAG gaatGACTCATAAGTTTAAAACCGTTGGAAAACCTCGTTTTGAACTTCAGAATGAGTTTGCACAATCACATATTATTGACAATCATGCAATTCGCAATTCTAAAGAAAGAG GAATGACTCGTAAGAGTAGAAGTGTTGGAAAATCTCATTTTCAACTTCAAGATTTGACAAATACTCAATCCCGGATTATGATCCACAATCACGCAGCTGGAAATTTAAAAGAGAAAG TCTATCATGCAAGGGAAGTTGGTATCACGGCAACTAGCGAAAAAGATCAAAATGTTATTCAAATACATGATGCTTCAAATAAGAATCACCTTGAGTTTCAAG GTTTGACATCTAAGATCACATCCAGCATTAaccgaaattttgaaaatacgATTCAAGACCAAACTGATTTTATGGATGAAGAATATGATCAAG ATGTTGATAGTGAAAGTGAATCTGATGATGCTGAGAAAAAGATTAGAGGCCCTACATTTATGAAAGAAATTTGGGGTCGACCTAGTACGCTGCCACGCATTAAGATTCGATGTGATGATATGGGGCGTCCTATAGGATCAAGAAGAAATAAATTTACTGACTTTTTGGGTACTTTGGCAAGAAATGGTAAATATTGTCCGATCGACGTGGAAGGTTGGCATAAAATGCCATTAGATATTAAGAAAAAAATGTTAGATGTAATAAAG GAAAAGTACGATCTTCCTCCTGGAACAGAGAGTTGGACACTCAATTCAATAGCAAAAAAATGGAGAAACTGGAAGTCAGAACTAAAAAAAAAGTATTATGATCCTGAGTTGCCAATACAAGTTCTTTTGCAAAAAAGAGATCAAAGAGCCTTTGCTGAACAATATGTGAAACTAGTTGCTCACTGGAACACAGAAAAATCAAAG GAGAgaagtgaaaaaaataaaattgctcGAAAGCAAAAGATAATGAATCAGACAACTGGAAGAAGATCTTTCGCTCAAATGCAACAAAAATTG agaaaaaaaaatgggcGGCTTCCATCACGAGTTGAATTATTTCATGCCTGCTTCACTCATGCCAGTGGAAGTCCCTCGAGCAATATTGTGGCAGAAAAATTG GCTGCAATGAAAGAACTGGAAAATCAACTTCATGAAGATGAGGATGATCAGATAGGTCAAAATGACATTTTTGCTCAGATCATGGGACCAGATAGACCTGGCCGAGTGCGTATGCTTGGTGATGGTGTTAAAACAACTGATTTATGGGGAGAAGTTCCAAGTCGTAGTACATGCAACCGAATAGTGATGGAGCAAAAGACACTGTTAGAAAAAATGGATGAGCAAATTAGAAAGCAAGGTCAACACATTGCAATGTTAGAATCAAAGTTTTTGAGTCAACCAAACAAGGACCTTGGTTCAAACTACAACAATATGCAGCATACACCATCATCTAGCAGTCCATTACTTTCTGATCCAGCTAGTTTATCTTTGAGG ATTGGATGTTCTGTCTCGTTACAAAGTCTATTTGATTCGACGAAAATTGTGGCAAAAGGAGTTGTTCGTGGCATGGATGCTAATATTGAAGTTGGGAGACAGATGCTAGGACCAAATTGGTGTGAAATACAAGTTTTAGTTGtcttagaaaaggaagagagtTTGATTAGGCCATATGATCTTTTACAGAATTTTGGAGATGCGCTTGGAGGAATGATAGCTTGGCCTTCTCATTTG TTGAAAGTTAATCAAGAAGACTTCTATTAG
- the LOC140894305 gene encoding uncharacterized protein isoform X4, whose protein sequence is MTQEGKIVGKSHFQHQGEIDAQPRIMVANHAARNSKRVKVGLAKQLGSMVASEKEFQNKLNVMNNQMDEASKKQKNDAQECQNIKDMLNNQMDKGSIQQQNDVRGMTRKSRSVGKSHFQLQDLTNTQSRIMIHNHAAGNLKEKVYHAREVGITATSEKDQNVIQIHDASNKNHLEFQGLTSKITSSINRNFENTIQDQTDFMDEEYDQDVDSESESDDAEKKIRGPTFMKEIWGRPSTLPRIKIRCDDMGRPIGSRRNKFTDFLGTLARNGKYCPIDVEGWHKMPLDIKKKMLDVIKEKYDLPPGTESWTLNSIAKKWRNWKSELKKKYYDPELPIQVLLQKRDQRAFAEQYVKLVAHWNTEKSKERSEKNKIARKQKIMNQTTGRRSFAQMQQKLRKKNGRLPSRVELFHACFTHASGSPSSNIVAEKLAAMKELENQLHEDEDDQIGQNDIFAQIMGPDRPGRVRMLGDGVKTTDLWGEVPSRSTCNRIVMEQKTLLEKMDEQIRKQGQHIAMLESKFLSQPNKDLGSNYNNMQHTPSSSSPLLSDPASLSLRIGCSVSLQSLFDSTKIVAKGVVRGMDANIEVGRQMLGPNWCEIQVLVVLEKEESLIRPYDLLQNFGDALGGMIAWPSHLLKVNQEDFY, encoded by the exons ATGACTCAAGAGGGTAAAATTGTTGGAAAATCTCATTTTCAACATCAAGGTGAGATAGACGCACAACCTCGAAttatggttgccaatcacgcaGCTCGAAATTCAAAAAGAG TTAAAGTCGGTCTTGCTAAGCAACTTGGTAGCATGGTAGCTAGCGAAAAAG AATTTCAAAACAAACTAAATGTGATGAATAACCAAATGGATGAAGCTTCAAAGAAGCAAAAGAATGATGCACAAG AATGTCAAAACATAAAAGATATGTTGAATAACCAAATGGATAAAGGTTCAATACAGCAACAAAATGATGTACGAG GAATGACTCGTAAGAGTAGAAGTGTTGGAAAATCTCATTTTCAACTTCAAGATTTGACAAATACTCAATCCCGGATTATGATCCACAATCACGCAGCTGGAAATTTAAAAGAGAAAG TCTATCATGCAAGGGAAGTTGGTATCACGGCAACTAGCGAAAAAGATCAAAATGTTATTCAAATACATGATGCTTCAAATAAGAATCACCTTGAGTTTCAAG GTTTGACATCTAAGATCACATCCAGCATTAaccgaaattttgaaaatacgATTCAAGACCAAACTGATTTTATGGATGAAGAATATGATCAAG ATGTTGATAGTGAAAGTGAATCTGATGATGCTGAGAAAAAGATTAGAGGCCCTACATTTATGAAAGAAATTTGGGGTCGACCTAGTACGCTGCCACGCATTAAGATTCGATGTGATGATATGGGGCGTCCTATAGGATCAAGAAGAAATAAATTTACTGACTTTTTGGGTACTTTGGCAAGAAATGGTAAATATTGTCCGATCGACGTGGAAGGTTGGCATAAAATGCCATTAGATATTAAGAAAAAAATGTTAGATGTAATAAAG GAAAAGTACGATCTTCCTCCTGGAACAGAGAGTTGGACACTCAATTCAATAGCAAAAAAATGGAGAAACTGGAAGTCAGAACTAAAAAAAAAGTATTATGATCCTGAGTTGCCAATACAAGTTCTTTTGCAAAAAAGAGATCAAAGAGCCTTTGCTGAACAATATGTGAAACTAGTTGCTCACTGGAACACAGAAAAATCAAAG GAGAgaagtgaaaaaaataaaattgctcGAAAGCAAAAGATAATGAATCAGACAACTGGAAGAAGATCTTTCGCTCAAATGCAACAAAAATTG agaaaaaaaaatgggcGGCTTCCATCACGAGTTGAATTATTTCATGCCTGCTTCACTCATGCCAGTGGAAGTCCCTCGAGCAATATTGTGGCAGAAAAATTG GCTGCAATGAAAGAACTGGAAAATCAACTTCATGAAGATGAGGATGATCAGATAGGTCAAAATGACATTTTTGCTCAGATCATGGGACCAGATAGACCTGGCCGAGTGCGTATGCTTGGTGATGGTGTTAAAACAACTGATTTATGGGGAGAAGTTCCAAGTCGTAGTACATGCAACCGAATAGTGATGGAGCAAAAGACACTGTTAGAAAAAATGGATGAGCAAATTAGAAAGCAAGGTCAACACATTGCAATGTTAGAATCAAAGTTTTTGAGTCAACCAAACAAGGACCTTGGTTCAAACTACAACAATATGCAGCATACACCATCATCTAGCAGTCCATTACTTTCTGATCCAGCTAGTTTATCTTTGAGG ATTGGATGTTCTGTCTCGTTACAAAGTCTATTTGATTCGACGAAAATTGTGGCAAAAGGAGTTGTTCGTGGCATGGATGCTAATATTGAAGTTGGGAGACAGATGCTAGGACCAAATTGGTGTGAAATACAAGTTTTAGTTGtcttagaaaaggaagagagtTTGATTAGGCCATATGATCTTTTACAGAATTTTGGAGATGCGCTTGGAGGAATGATAGCTTGGCCTTCTCATTTG TTGAAAGTTAATCAAGAAGACTTCTATTAG
- the LOC140894305 gene encoding uncharacterized protein isoform X2 codes for MTQEGKIVGKSHFQHQGEIDAQPRIMVANHAARNSKREFQNKLNVMNNQMDEASKKQKNDAQGMTHKFKTVGKPRFELQNEFAQSHIIDNHAIRNSKERECQNIKDMLNNQMDKGSIQQQNDVRGMTRKSRSVGKSHFQLQDLTNTQSRIMIHNHAAGNLKEKVYHAREVGITATSEKDQNVIQIHDASNKNHLEFQGLTSKITSSINRNFENTIQDQTDFMDEEYDQDVDSESESDDAEKKIRGPTFMKEIWGRPSTLPRIKIRCDDMGRPIGSRRNKFTDFLGTLARNGKYCPIDVEGWHKMPLDIKKKMLDVIKEKYDLPPGTESWTLNSIAKKWRNWKSELKKKYYDPELPIQVLLQKRDQRAFAEQYVKLVAHWNTEKSKERSEKNKIARKQKIMNQTTGRRSFAQMQQKLRKKNGRLPSRVELFHACFTHASGSPSSNIVAEKLAAMKELENQLHEDEDDQIGQNDIFAQIMGPDRPGRVRMLGDGVKTTDLWGEVPSRSTCNRIVMEQKTLLEKMDEQIRKQGQHIAMLESKFLSQPNKDLGSNYNNMQHTPSSSSPLLSDPASLSLRIGCSVSLQSLFDSTKIVAKGVVRGMDANIEVGRQMLGPNWCEIQVLVVLEKEESLIRPYDLLQNFGDALGGMIAWPSHLLKVNQEDFY; via the exons ATGACTCAAGAGGGTAAAATTGTTGGAAAATCTCATTTTCAACATCAAGGTGAGATAGACGCACAACCTCGAAttatggttgccaatcacgcaGCTCGAAATTCAAAAAGAG AATTTCAAAACAAACTAAATGTGATGAATAACCAAATGGATGAAGCTTCAAAGAAGCAAAAGAATGATGCACAAG gaatGACTCATAAGTTTAAAACCGTTGGAAAACCTCGTTTTGAACTTCAGAATGAGTTTGCACAATCACATATTATTGACAATCATGCAATTCGCAATTCTAAAGAAAGAG AATGTCAAAACATAAAAGATATGTTGAATAACCAAATGGATAAAGGTTCAATACAGCAACAAAATGATGTACGAG GAATGACTCGTAAGAGTAGAAGTGTTGGAAAATCTCATTTTCAACTTCAAGATTTGACAAATACTCAATCCCGGATTATGATCCACAATCACGCAGCTGGAAATTTAAAAGAGAAAG TCTATCATGCAAGGGAAGTTGGTATCACGGCAACTAGCGAAAAAGATCAAAATGTTATTCAAATACATGATGCTTCAAATAAGAATCACCTTGAGTTTCAAG GTTTGACATCTAAGATCACATCCAGCATTAaccgaaattttgaaaatacgATTCAAGACCAAACTGATTTTATGGATGAAGAATATGATCAAG ATGTTGATAGTGAAAGTGAATCTGATGATGCTGAGAAAAAGATTAGAGGCCCTACATTTATGAAAGAAATTTGGGGTCGACCTAGTACGCTGCCACGCATTAAGATTCGATGTGATGATATGGGGCGTCCTATAGGATCAAGAAGAAATAAATTTACTGACTTTTTGGGTACTTTGGCAAGAAATGGTAAATATTGTCCGATCGACGTGGAAGGTTGGCATAAAATGCCATTAGATATTAAGAAAAAAATGTTAGATGTAATAAAG GAAAAGTACGATCTTCCTCCTGGAACAGAGAGTTGGACACTCAATTCAATAGCAAAAAAATGGAGAAACTGGAAGTCAGAACTAAAAAAAAAGTATTATGATCCTGAGTTGCCAATACAAGTTCTTTTGCAAAAAAGAGATCAAAGAGCCTTTGCTGAACAATATGTGAAACTAGTTGCTCACTGGAACACAGAAAAATCAAAG GAGAgaagtgaaaaaaataaaattgctcGAAAGCAAAAGATAATGAATCAGACAACTGGAAGAAGATCTTTCGCTCAAATGCAACAAAAATTG agaaaaaaaaatgggcGGCTTCCATCACGAGTTGAATTATTTCATGCCTGCTTCACTCATGCCAGTGGAAGTCCCTCGAGCAATATTGTGGCAGAAAAATTG GCTGCAATGAAAGAACTGGAAAATCAACTTCATGAAGATGAGGATGATCAGATAGGTCAAAATGACATTTTTGCTCAGATCATGGGACCAGATAGACCTGGCCGAGTGCGTATGCTTGGTGATGGTGTTAAAACAACTGATTTATGGGGAGAAGTTCCAAGTCGTAGTACATGCAACCGAATAGTGATGGAGCAAAAGACACTGTTAGAAAAAATGGATGAGCAAATTAGAAAGCAAGGTCAACACATTGCAATGTTAGAATCAAAGTTTTTGAGTCAACCAAACAAGGACCTTGGTTCAAACTACAACAATATGCAGCATACACCATCATCTAGCAGTCCATTACTTTCTGATCCAGCTAGTTTATCTTTGAGG ATTGGATGTTCTGTCTCGTTACAAAGTCTATTTGATTCGACGAAAATTGTGGCAAAAGGAGTTGTTCGTGGCATGGATGCTAATATTGAAGTTGGGAGACAGATGCTAGGACCAAATTGGTGTGAAATACAAGTTTTAGTTGtcttagaaaaggaagagagtTTGATTAGGCCATATGATCTTTTACAGAATTTTGGAGATGCGCTTGGAGGAATGATAGCTTGGCCTTCTCATTTG TTGAAAGTTAATCAAGAAGACTTCTATTAG